Genomic DNA from Bacillus kexueae:
AATTGATAAATTAATACATAGAAAAGAAGGAACGTAACAAAAACACATAATACCGATAACAAAAACTTCTCCATGTACCATTCGATCCCACAGCACCTTATATTATAGAAATAGGGTAGCGGGGGATCGATTTTTGACCACTCGAGCTCCACAAATGGAACTGGAAATCCAATCATCATCGGAAAGCTTTCCTCAAGTTCATCGTATGAATGAATTCGTTTACCGTCGAAAAATGCACTAGAAAACACGAATAAAAAGGAAAGTAAAAATAGAATCATACTATTTCTCACATGTTTACTAATTTGATCCATAAAACATCACTAACCTCCTTGCCATAACGAAGATGTCTTTTAGTAGGATTGGATTCTTTACTTTTTAACATTTTATTAGAGTCAATTTTCAACCCTTTTGCATTGCATACTCAACTTATCAAACAAGATACAGAATGGTTCTATCAATATTGCGAAATGACTTTTAAATCCATTTAATATGGGAATTCTTTGTTTTGGTTCCTTGAAAAGGCTTGGGTAGTATTCTCGGAGGGGATGCACTCCACCTTTTAATAATAAATAATGGACCGAAGCGTATAATAAATTCGGAATTGGCTGTCCTTTAGCCGCATAGCAACATAACCTTAGTAAATCATCATCCTTTGATATGTTTAGTGACAAAGATTCATATAGAGGACTAGAATCTTTACATTCAGTTACCGCAAATCGGCGAAAAATCTCGGATATCCAACTCACATGCACATCATTTCCTCCTTTTAAAAAATGGCAAAAAAGTAGTCATCATGGCCTCTTGCGATTTCTATTTGATCTTCCTCACTCACCCAAAAAAAGCGAAAGATTAAGCCTTCTTCTTCACCTCCACCTTGAGGTTGAAAAAACCATTCAGATTCTACCTTTTCTAATGAAATCAATTCGTAAAAGTAGCGTTCGTGAATCTCATTATTATCGCTTTTCCAGAGATCCTTTCCGATGAGTCTCTTTAATTCAAATTGTGTGAGCCCCGTTTCTTCTTCCATTTCACGAGTAACCGCTTGAGCGGGTTCTTCATCATGCTCCACTGTCCCTTTTGGAATTTGCACACCTGCTAAAGGATGTTCAAAAACTAGCACTTTTTTTATGCCATCTATCTCATTCGTTATGTAACCATATGCTTTTTTTATTACAACCATACAGGTATCTCTCCTTATTCCTAGCCTTTATAAAAGTCTAAACAGGATGTGACTTCACTTTATAGTCAGTTATAAGATGAACTTATTGCCATATGAGAAACTAATGATGTCGTTTTTCGCAACCTTTATCATGGCTCCTTTTTTAAAACAATAACGTTCTTTCTGACATGAAGGGAGATTCTTTAATAACATTCCATTTTCCTAATTCCTAATCTAATATCCTCTTTTTCATGAGCAATTAACAGAATTTCGACAAAATCCTCCCATTTCCTTCTAGCATCTCACTTCTTTCTACTCTCATTTTTCGGTATAATTTAGAAAAAATGATGAGGAGGATAAAATGGTCGGACTGGTTTCAGTTGTTATGATATTTTCCATCCCATTAGTTGCCATCTTAACGGACCATTTCCAAAAGCAAACGAAGATTCAAAAAGAGATGTTAAAAGACCAACTAGAGTTGGAGCGCCTTAAAAATGAGAACTATTTACTGGAGACAGAAAAATTGAGGCTAGAACTCGATCAAATGCGCTTTAAAGATTCAAAGGAAAAATTGACTACATAATTGCAAAAAAGGACAAGACGTTTTTTTCTTGTCCTTTTTACCGTTCCATCATCTCACCAATAAACAATACGAAACATAGATAGAAAATCATGGTGAATGTAATCACAATCGTGAAAACACTTCTAGTCATGGATTTCCAATTGGTTGCCTCTTTAAAACTAAACATCCCCATAAAAAAAATAATAATTGTTAAGTATAGAACGACTTCAAGGTGATGTAGGCCTGTTAAATTTGACAGAACATTATTTTGCGGGACGAGAAATACTAGAAAAGGACAACCGATAGCCAGTATCAGTGAAAACATATTCATAGATGTTCCGCTTTGTTTTCTTTCTCCATTCTTCATCATTTTAATCGTCTTTTCCTTGACTTTGATACCCCCAATATCCGTAAGCAATCATCCCTAAAGCTCCTAATATTAATACAATCCAAGTAATCAATTTATCTCCCCCTTTTTATTAAAAAAAGCTTCGGGAACGGTTTTTCACCCCGCCATTACCAATTATATACAAATTTATCTTACCATAT
This window encodes:
- a CDS encoding DUF2332 family protein is translated as MHVSWISEIFRRFAVTECKDSSPLYESLSLNISKDDDLLRLCCYAAKGQPIPNLLYASVHYLLLKGGVHPLREYYPSLFKEPKQRIPILNGFKSHFAILIEPFCILFDKLSMQCKRVEN
- a CDS encoding NUDIX hydrolase yields the protein MVVIKKAYGYITNEIDGIKKVLVFEHPLAGVQIPKGTVEHDEEPAQAVTREMEEETGLTQFELKRLIGKDLWKSDNNEIHERYFYELISLEKVESEWFFQPQGGGEEEGLIFRFFWVSEEDQIEIARGHDDYFFAIF